One genomic region from Quercus robur chromosome 4, dhQueRobu3.1, whole genome shotgun sequence encodes:
- the LOC126724376 gene encoding RNA polymerase II C-terminal domain phosphatase-like 4, producing MKDECTHPGTIEQMSYHCGKILQVESGAAISYIHEGIRLQNHEIFRHRNADTKNPLRHKKLYLVLDLDHTLLNSTGLRAMTSKEEHLKSQTDSLQDVSKGSLFMVNSVHMMTKLRPFVRTFLKEASEMFELFIDTMGDRAYALEMIELLDPQREYFSGRVISRDDRTQKNKKDLDIFLGHESAVLILDDTEEVWQTNKENLIVMERYFFFASSCCQFRFNCKSLAELKRDESETDGALATVLKVLKKIHNMFFDELKDNLVDRDVRQMLKTVKKEVLKGCKIVFSRAFPTIDRAENQHLWKMAEQLGATCVTKLDSSVTHVVSTDVGTKKAQWAVKHKKFLVLPRWILAANYRWQKQPEQNFAVNKVN from the exons ATGAAGGATGAATGTACACATCCTGGTACTATTGAACAAATGTCTTATCATTGTGGGAAAATCTTGCAGGTGGAATCTGGTGCGGCAATTAGTTACATTCACGAG GGAATAAGGCTTCAGAATCATGAAATTTTCAGACATAGAAATGCAGACACGAAGAATCCATTACGCCACAAAAAGCTTTACTTGGTTCTTGATTTAGATCATACACTGCTAAATTCTACTGGGCTTAGAGCTATGACTTCCAAAGAAGAACATTTGAAGAGCCAAACAGATTCTTTGCAAG ATGTCTCAAAAGGCAGTCTCTTCATGGTGAACTCTGTGCATATGATGACGAAGCTAAGGCCCTTTGTTCGCACATTTCTAAAAGAAGCTAGTGAAATGTTTGAGCTGTTCATTGACACAATGGGTGATCGGGCCTATGCTTTGGAAATGATTGAGCTGCTTGATCCTCAAAGAGAGTACTTCAGTGGTAGAGTGATTTCACGTGATGATcgtacccaaaaaaataaaaaggacctTGATATCTTTCTTGGGCATGAAAGTGCTGTTCTGATTCTTGATGATACAGAAGAG GTATGGCAAACGAATAAGGAGAATTTAATAGTAATGGaaagatattttttctttgcttcAAGTTGTTGCCAATTTCGCTTCAATTGTAAATCTCTTGCCGAGTTGAAGAGAGATGAAAGTGAGACTGATGGAGCACTTGCAACTGTGCTTAAAGTTCTTAAGAAAATCCATAATATGTTCTTTGAT GAACTTAAGGACAATCTTGTTGACAGAGATGTGAGgcag ATGCTGAAAACAGTTAAGAAAGAAGTTCTGAAGGGGTGCAAAATTGTCTTCAGCCGAGCGTTTCCCACCATAGACCGGGCTGAAAATCAACATCTGTGGAAGATGGCAGAACAGCTGGGAGCTACTTGTGTGACAAAGCTTGATTCATCCGTAACGCATGTGGTCTCAACAGATGTTGGAACAAAGAAGGCTCAATGGGCAGTGAAACACAAGAAGTTTTTGGTCCTTCCACGGTGGATACTGGCAGCAAATTATCGGTGGCAAAAGCAACCTGAACAGAACTTTGCTGTCAACAAAGTTAACTGA